The following proteins come from a genomic window of Flavobacterium crocinum:
- a CDS encoding transketolase, which translates to MKPNTQQLSDLTIQVRRDILRMVHAVNSGHPGGSLGCTEFLVTLYQNIMDRKEGFDMDGIGEDLFFLSNGHISPVFYSVLARSGYFPVSELATFRLLDSRLQGHPTTHEGLPGVRIASGSLGQGLSVALGAAQAKKLNKDNHIVYSLHGDGELQEGQNWEAIMYASAKKVDNIIATVDLNGKQIDGTTDEVLPMGSLRAKFEAFGWDVLDIEEGNNIDAILAGLTDAKSRTGKGKPVCILLHTEMGNGVDFMMHTHAWHGKAPNNDQLASALAQNISTLADY; encoded by the coding sequence ATGAAGCCTAACACACAACAATTAAGCGATTTAACGATCCAAGTAAGAAGAGATATTCTTAGAATGGTACATGCTGTAAACTCTGGACACCCAGGTGGTTCATTAGGTTGTACTGAATTTTTGGTAACACTATATCAAAATATAATGGACCGCAAAGAAGGTTTTGATATGGACGGAATTGGAGAAGATTTATTCTTTCTTTCCAACGGACATATCTCACCAGTATTCTATAGCGTATTAGCAAGAAGCGGTTATTTTCCGGTATCAGAATTAGCGACATTCAGATTATTAGACTCTCGCTTACAAGGACACCCAACAACTCATGAAGGTTTACCTGGAGTTCGTATTGCGTCTGGTTCATTAGGACAAGGTTTATCTGTAGCTCTTGGAGCAGCGCAAGCTAAAAAATTAAACAAAGACAATCATATCGTTTATAGTTTACACGGAGACGGAGAATTACAGGAAGGTCAAAACTGGGAAGCTATTATGTATGCTTCTGCTAAAAAAGTAGACAACATTATTGCAACTGTTGACCTTAACGGTAAACAAATTGACGGAACAACAGACGAAGTTCTTCCAATGGGAAGTCTTCGTGCAAAATTTGAAGCTTTTGGCTGGGATGTTTTAGATATTGAAGAAGGAAATAATATTGACGCTATTCTTGCTGGTTTAACAGATGCTAAATCACGAACAGGAAAAGGAAAACCAGTTTGCATCTTATTACATACAGAAATGGGTAACGGTGTAGATTTCATGATGCACACTCATGCTTGGCACGGTAAAGCACCAAACAACGATCAATTAGCTAGTGCTTTAGCTCAAAACATTTCAACTTTAGCAGACTATTAA
- a CDS encoding transketolase family protein: protein MKKYENTGSKDTRSGFGAGMTELGQKNENVVALCADLIGSLKFDEFKKNHPERFFQIGIAEANMIGIAAGLTIGGKIPFTGTFANFSTGRVYDQIRQSVAYSDKNVKICASHAGLTLGEDGATHQILEDIGLMKMLPGMTVINTCDYNQTKAATIALADHHGPAYLRFGRPVVANFTPADEPFVIGKAVMLNEGTDVTIIATGHLVWEALIAAEALEAKGISAEVINIHTIKPLDEEAILKSVAKTKCVVTAEEHNYLGGLGESVSGVLALNNPAPQEFVAVKDSFGESGTPEQLMEKYKLNNQAIVEAVERVIKRK from the coding sequence ATGAAAAAATACGAAAATACAGGAAGTAAAGATACTCGTTCCGGTTTTGGAGCGGGAATGACTGAACTAGGTCAAAAAAATGAAAATGTTGTAGCATTATGTGCTGACTTAATTGGATCATTAAAATTTGATGAATTCAAAAAGAATCATCCAGAACGTTTTTTCCAAATCGGAATCGCTGAAGCTAACATGATCGGAATCGCTGCTGGTTTAACAATTGGAGGAAAAATTCCTTTTACAGGAACTTTCGCTAACTTCTCTACAGGAAGAGTTTACGATCAAATTCGTCAATCTGTTGCTTACTCTGACAAAAATGTTAAAATCTGTGCTTCTCACGCTGGTTTAACTTTAGGAGAAGACGGTGCAACTCACCAAATCTTAGAAGACATTGGATTAATGAAAATGTTACCAGGGATGACTGTAATCAATACTTGCGATTACAACCAGACTAAAGCAGCGACAATTGCATTAGCAGATCACCACGGTCCTGCTTATTTACGTTTTGGTCGTCCGGTTGTGGCTAACTTTACTCCTGCTGACGAACCTTTCGTAATTGGAAAAGCAGTTATGTTAAACGAAGGAACCGACGTTACTATTATTGCAACTGGACACTTAGTTTGGGAAGCTCTTATTGCTGCTGAAGCTTTAGAAGCAAAAGGAATTTCTGCTGAAGTAATCAACATCCACACTATTAAACCACTTGACGAAGAAGCTATTCTTAAATCGGTTGCTAAAACAAAATGTGTAGTTACTGCAGAAGAGCACAACTACCTTGGTGGTCTTGGAGAAAGTGTTTCAGGTGTATTAGCTTTAAACAATCCGGCTCCACAAGAATTTGTAGCTGTAAAAGATAGTTTTGGTGAATCTGGAACTCCGGAGCAATTAATGGAAAAATACAAATTGAACAATCAGGCAATTGTTGAAGCTGTAGAAAGAGTTATTAAAAGAAAATAA
- a CDS encoding FKBP-type peptidyl-prolyl cis-trans isomerase, translating into MNKFKYYFVLLLAGLAIISCSKKGDDDIEVTPVRDYAEQYKADNDSIEKYLKNNYIKSVSADFDITFEKITDPATQVSIWDQQTYPLQHRDVYNRDVNYKVYYLILKEGAGEAPCNFDNINVAYKGNLLNGTEFDNSYGLGRDFSLDVYQGIIDGWGEIMPKFKTGIRSVSSTDGTVSYSDYGAGVMFLPSGLGYYANTQSNIPAYSPLVFSFKLFGLRRADSEYTFNGSSNVIVGDGVPTYLEDVNGDGYVYDHRDKVRFPNMPPELIDDTDKDGIPDFLDFDDDGDGYTTRFEITKPTDAPVTGISKYYPFDPIPDNPDTPNVDESETWGIPAVLPDGTIDYTTPGRLGRLRLHVDKDHHAIK; encoded by the coding sequence ATGAATAAATTTAAATATTATTTTGTTTTATTACTGGCAGGTCTGGCTATCATTTCTTGTAGTAAAAAAGGTGATGATGATATAGAGGTTACGCCTGTAAGAGATTATGCAGAACAGTATAAAGCAGATAATGATTCGATTGAGAAATATTTAAAGAATAATTACATTAAAAGTGTTTCGGCAGATTTTGATATAACATTTGAGAAAATTACAGATCCTGCTACACAAGTTTCTATTTGGGATCAGCAGACGTATCCTTTACAGCACAGAGATGTATATAACCGTGACGTTAATTATAAAGTCTATTATTTGATATTAAAAGAAGGTGCAGGCGAAGCTCCATGTAACTTTGATAATATTAATGTAGCTTATAAAGGAAATCTTCTTAATGGGACCGAGTTTGATAATTCTTATGGATTAGGACGTGATTTCAGTTTAGATGTTTATCAGGGTATTATTGATGGATGGGGAGAAATTATGCCGAAGTTTAAAACAGGAATTCGTAGTGTGTCCTCTACAGATGGAACAGTTAGTTATAGCGATTATGGGGCAGGAGTAATGTTTTTGCCTTCAGGATTGGGGTATTATGCAAATACTCAGTCGAATATACCGGCCTATTCTCCATTGGTTTTTAGTTTTAAATTGTTTGGATTAAGACGAGCTGATAGTGAATATACTTTTAATGGTTCGTCAAATGTTATAGTTGGTGATGGTGTGCCAACGTATCTGGAAGATGTAAACGGAGACGGTTATGTGTATGATCATAGAGATAAAGTGAGATTTCCTAATATGCCACCAGAATTAATTGATGATACCGATAAGGATGGAATTCCTGATTTTCTTGATTTTGATGATGATGGTGATGGTTATACTACACGATTTGAGATTACAAAACCAACAGATGCTCCGGTTACGGGAATTAGTAAATATTATCCATTTGACCCAATTCCGGACAATCCTGATACGCCAAATGTAGATGAAAGTGAAACATGGGGCATTCCGGCAGTTTTGCCAGATGGAACAATTGATTATACTACTCCGGGAAGATTAGGAAGATTAAGACTTCATGTAGATAAAGATCATCACGCTATTAAGTAA
- a CDS encoding RNA-binding S4 domain-containing protein, with the protein MRVDKYLWCVRYYKTRNMVTEACKKNHITVNGQVAKPSKEVFPTDRITFRKDQITQIITVLDIPENRVGAKLVDIYRKNETPPEAYAHLELLKLSKEHYRKSGTGRPTKKDRRDIDDYGDEVFNEDEDEI; encoded by the coding sequence ATGAGAGTAGATAAATACTTATGGTGCGTTCGTTATTATAAAACCAGAAACATGGTTACTGAAGCCTGTAAAAAGAACCATATTACTGTAAACGGACAAGTTGCAAAACCGTCCAAAGAAGTTTTCCCTACTGACCGAATTACCTTCAGAAAAGATCAGATTACACAAATAATAACAGTATTGGATATTCCCGAAAATCGTGTTGGTGCAAAACTGGTGGATATTTATCGCAAAAACGAAACACCACCGGAAGCCTACGCACATTTAGAACTTCTGAAGCTATCAAAAGAACATTATCGAAAAAGCGGAACGGGAAGACCAACTAAAAAAGATCGTAGAGATATCGATGATTACGGAGATGAAGTCTTCAATGAGGATGAAGACGAAATTTAA
- a CDS encoding phosphoribosyltransferase domain-containing protein: MSSNIILTNQEVEHKIKRIAYQIYETFVDEEEVVIAGIASNGYVFAEKIASALSSISTLKVSICEVKVNKQNPQDVIQTSLSPEEYSNKGLVLVDDVLNSGTTLIYAVRHFLDVPLKKFKTAVLVDRNHKKYPVKADFKGISLSTSLLEHVQVVFDSENGNYASLS; this comes from the coding sequence ATGAGCAGTAATATCATCTTAACGAATCAGGAAGTCGAACATAAAATAAAACGTATCGCTTATCAAATCTACGAAACTTTTGTTGACGAAGAAGAAGTCGTTATTGCCGGTATTGCTTCTAACGGATATGTTTTTGCAGAAAAAATAGCTTCTGCTTTAAGTAGTATTTCTACCTTAAAAGTTTCCATTTGCGAAGTAAAAGTAAACAAACAGAATCCGCAGGATGTTATACAAACTTCATTAAGCCCGGAAGAATATTCCAACAAAGGATTGGTTCTTGTGGATGATGTATTAAATTCCGGAACTACATTAATATATGCTGTTCGTCATTTCTTAGACGTTCCGCTTAAAAAATTCAAAACAGCAGTGCTTGTTGACAGAAACCATAAAAAATACCCTGTAAAGGCTGACTTTAAGGGCATTTCTCTTTCAACTTCATTATTAGAGCATGTTCAGGTTGTTTTCGACTCAGAAAACGGGAACTATGCTTCTTTAAGCTAA
- a CDS encoding shikimate kinase, with protein sequence MKKIVLLGYMGCGKSTIAQNLSKITNIPFLDLDKIIEERAKMSINEIFEKHGEIYFRKLEHEIFVELLQSDENNIIGLGGGTPCYANNHELLKGEKVDSIYLKASIDTLYNRLVYNKSKRPLIANMNEEEMREFIAKHLFDRSFYYNQAKHKVVVDDRSVEETVQDILQVLA encoded by the coding sequence ATGAAGAAAATAGTATTGTTAGGTTACATGGGTTGCGGAAAGTCGACAATAGCCCAAAATTTGTCAAAAATCACAAATATTCCGTTCTTAGATTTGGATAAAATTATCGAAGAAAGAGCAAAAATGTCCATAAATGAGATTTTTGAGAAGCACGGAGAGATCTATTTTCGAAAATTAGAACATGAAATATTTGTCGAATTATTGCAATCTGACGAAAATAATATTATTGGATTGGGTGGAGGAACTCCATGTTATGCTAATAATCATGAATTGCTAAAAGGAGAAAAAGTTGATTCGATCTATTTAAAGGCATCAATTGATACTTTATATAATAGATTAGTATATAATAAGAGTAAACGTCCTTTAATCGCGAATATGAACGAAGAAGAAATGAGAGAATTTATCGCGAAACATTTATTCGACAGAAGTTTTTACTATAATCAGGCTAAACATAAAGTTGTAGTTGACGATAGATCTGTCGAAGAAACGGTTCAGGATATATTGCAAGTTTTAGCTTAA
- a CDS encoding TonB-dependent receptor, which yields MALRNVTGIIRDSLNKPVAGAEVRLISAKDTLKAITNTYGFYGFPKVKSADFLLSIKALGHHSFNRKYFNNDTKTVINIPSIRLGIQEEQLETVTIKRLKGPTIKGDTTEFWAKDYIVRDYARLEDLLKRMEGVRIDPDGSLFYNNQIVAKALFNGTEYFSGSVKEAIKELPADIIERIQIIDMDESGFNAKKTKTENSTKVLNIVTKPDKSAGKTYDFTTEQGSQSRSRFMGKLKSIDQTNQFSAKLNYQQEPLGIRYTPIPGSISEQNFEIRNNYNSPDFSNGQLKKLNTGLGKSLKIKKLKLFTELNYAQTLDKHSRQTIGETYYEQGTLRKKTMQESDSKNHNLNSFTTFNFLGEKQTLMGNLRIDADKNESTQLGQNLQSGIINNLEDTNSKTNLKNLKYSLYSQYTRNFTKKLALSSNLMSSYNNSNSNVNSRTAIYKDTLNTVTADSILHQLQNLKTTNFSSALNNSLNWNYNKQLKFITRLGFTSNLNLNENKSFVKENETVNFNSTLSFFQNDAAYSVPVSFQTEYSLKNGITFSPIFGLTSKWLDGEVGLSKTSISRYDLLPETSFKIKYTSKIGNIEATIRQFFTQPTLISLNPIPNYRTPYNINIGNPDLKNSENLSYSFIFSNFFKKIQFNAYINYSYLTTKNGIGVITDSEIDPEKNTFTTTNTYSNIDGKKLNLLNFNFTKIFSKLNLQFNGTFKQSDNPYFLNSELALRKSLSQLWETNFIFNPKEWMEINGGLSYSSDTDHNTASTAKTYNQLFNATTTLKLFLGETWNINLYFQQNLNKTSNVANKMSPTILNMNIEKRIFKQKNGIISLVVMDLARQNYLLNYNSFDNGYQQTFTNKNSNYFILQFSWRPEFWGKSKFDKGNGRNGNGSFK from the coding sequence GTGGCACTTCGTAATGTTACAGGTATAATACGTGATTCTTTAAACAAACCCGTAGCCGGCGCAGAAGTCCGATTGATTTCAGCTAAAGATACTTTGAAAGCCATCACAAACACTTACGGCTTTTATGGTTTTCCAAAAGTAAAATCAGCCGACTTTCTATTAAGCATAAAAGCTTTAGGGCATCATTCTTTTAATCGAAAATATTTTAATAACGACACTAAAACAGTAATCAATATTCCATCTATTCGACTAGGAATTCAGGAAGAACAATTAGAAACCGTAACTATCAAAAGATTAAAAGGTCCAACTATAAAAGGCGACACAACAGAATTTTGGGCAAAAGATTATATTGTTCGTGATTATGCCCGTCTTGAAGATTTATTAAAGCGAATGGAAGGTGTACGAATCGATCCCGACGGAAGCCTGTTTTACAACAACCAAATTGTAGCAAAAGCGCTTTTTAATGGAACCGAATATTTTTCCGGTTCAGTTAAAGAAGCCATAAAAGAATTGCCTGCCGATATTATAGAACGCATTCAGATCATCGATATGGACGAATCTGGTTTTAATGCAAAAAAAACAAAAACAGAGAATTCTACAAAAGTACTTAACATTGTAACCAAACCCGACAAATCTGCCGGAAAAACGTATGATTTTACTACCGAGCAAGGCTCTCAGTCAAGAAGCCGGTTTATGGGAAAGTTGAAATCTATAGACCAGACAAATCAATTTTCAGCTAAATTGAATTATCAACAAGAGCCATTAGGAATCAGGTACACCCCCATCCCAGGTTCAATTTCAGAACAAAACTTTGAAATTAGAAATAATTATAATTCTCCCGATTTCTCAAACGGACAGCTTAAAAAGCTGAATACTGGTCTAGGAAAAAGCCTTAAAATCAAAAAACTTAAACTGTTTACAGAATTAAACTATGCCCAGACTCTGGATAAACATTCAAGACAAACTATTGGAGAAACCTACTACGAACAAGGTACTTTGCGAAAAAAAACAATGCAAGAATCTGACAGCAAAAATCACAATCTAAACTCTTTTACCACTTTCAATTTTTTGGGTGAAAAGCAAACTCTTATGGGAAACCTGAGAATTGATGCAGATAAAAATGAATCAACTCAGTTAGGTCAGAATTTACAATCCGGAATTATAAATAACCTTGAAGATACTAATTCTAAAACAAACTTAAAAAACTTAAAATATAGTCTATACAGTCAGTACACCCGAAACTTTACAAAAAAACTTGCTCTTTCATCTAACTTAATGAGTTCATACAACAACAGCAATTCTAATGTTAATTCCCGTACGGCTATTTACAAAGACACACTAAACACAGTCACTGCAGACAGTATACTTCATCAACTGCAAAATTTAAAAACCACAAATTTTTCCAGTGCCCTAAACAATTCCCTAAATTGGAATTACAACAAACAATTAAAATTTATAACCAGACTTGGCTTCACATCAAACCTAAATTTAAATGAAAACAAATCTTTTGTAAAGGAAAACGAAACAGTAAATTTTAATTCAACATTAAGTTTCTTTCAAAATGATGCAGCCTATTCTGTACCCGTTTCCTTTCAGACAGAATACAGTCTGAAAAATGGCATTACATTTTCTCCAATATTTGGACTGACAAGCAAATGGCTTGATGGCGAAGTTGGATTAAGCAAAACTTCTATTAGCCGTTATGATTTATTACCTGAAACATCTTTCAAAATTAAATACACCTCAAAAATTGGAAATATAGAAGCTACCATAAGACAATTTTTCACTCAGCCAACGTTAATTTCGCTCAATCCAATTCCGAATTACAGAACCCCTTACAATATCAACATTGGAAATCCAGATTTAAAGAACTCAGAAAACTTGAGTTACTCATTTATTTTCAGTAATTTTTTCAAAAAAATACAATTCAATGCATATATTAACTATTCTTATCTAACCACTAAAAATGGTATTGGTGTTATAACCGACTCTGAAATAGATCCTGAAAAAAACACCTTTACCACTACCAATACCTACTCGAATATTGACGGGAAGAAATTAAATCTGCTTAATTTTAATTTCACTAAAATATTCTCAAAATTAAACCTCCAATTCAACGGAACATTTAAACAATCTGATAATCCCTATTTTCTGAATTCTGAATTAGCACTCCGAAAATCTCTTTCGCAACTTTGGGAAACTAATTTTATATTTAATCCTAAAGAATGGATGGAAATCAACGGAGGTTTATCCTATTCATCAGATACAGATCACAATACCGCATCGACCGCAAAAACTTATAATCAGTTGTTTAATGCTACTACCACTTTAAAATTATTTTTAGGAGAAACCTGGAACATCAATCTTTATTTCCAGCAAAATCTGAACAAGACTTCAAATGTTGCCAATAAAATGTCTCCAACGATACTGAATATGAATATCGAGAAACGGATCTTCAAGCAGAAAAACGGTATAATAAGTTTGGTTGTAATGGATTTGGCGAGACAAAATTACCTGCTTAATTACAATAGTTTTGATAATGGATACCAACAGACCTTTACCAACAAAAACAGTAATTATTTTATTCTGCAGTTTTCTTGGAGACCCGAATTCTGGGGAAAAAGTAAATTTGATAAAGGAAATGGAAGAAACGGAAACGGCAGTTTTAAATAA
- a CDS encoding tetratricopeptide repeat protein encodes MKNLLLLSSLLMMTCSVWAQSATGYFDKAMKKAEAGNTKGAIADYTKAISMNSKFVEAYQNRGVAKYKLNDLKGAEADFSKTIELDNMNADAFTGRANVYYKLKNYKNAIDDCTSSLGLNPKDYIAYNLRGLAYNENGDKRNACKDFTKAIELGSQSAIKNKANYCK; translated from the coding sequence ATGAAAAACCTACTATTATTGTCATCACTTCTGATGATGACGTGCTCCGTATGGGCACAATCTGCTACTGGCTATTTTGACAAAGCAATGAAAAAAGCTGAAGCCGGAAACACCAAAGGCGCTATAGCCGATTACACCAAAGCCATCAGCATGAATTCTAAATTTGTCGAAGCTTACCAAAACCGTGGTGTAGCCAAATACAAATTAAACGATTTGAAAGGTGCCGAAGCCGATTTCAGCAAAACCATCGAATTGGATAACATGAATGCCGATGCTTTCACAGGAAGAGCCAATGTGTATTACAAATTGAAAAATTACAAAAACGCGATCGATGATTGTACCTCTTCTTTAGGTTTAAACCCGAAAGATTACATCGCTTACAATTTAAGAGGTTTGGCGTATAATGAAAATGGCGACAAAAGAAACGCCTGCAAAGATTTCACTAAAGCAATCGAATTAGGAAGTCAAAGCGCCATAAAAAACAAAGCTAATTACTGCAAATAA
- a CDS encoding MerR family transcriptional regulator has protein sequence MINNIKTVFSIKDLENLSGIKAHTIRIWEKRYNILEPMRTDTNIRFYNLHNLQKLLNITLLHEYGYKISKIATYPEEKIPQLVREIISKKNSQNYAITSFKMAMMNFDQELFFNTFDWLISEKTFKEVFKEHFLPLLKELGLLWQSETITPANEHFMSHLIKQKILIYTESLQIRKPTKTDRIFVLSLPLNEIHQIGLLYLQYEILDRGYKTIYLGESMPIENLQDLTRHFENITFISFMTVQPDRSVINQYVKSMGQKLLQKNNEIWLMGKMVEHIDQNGLSERIRIFDSMEETINMI, from the coding sequence ATGATAAACAATATAAAAACTGTTTTCAGCATAAAAGATCTTGAGAACTTATCTGGAATTAAAGCGCACACCATACGCATCTGGGAAAAGAGATACAATATCCTTGAACCAATGCGAACGGATACTAACATACGATTTTATAATCTGCATAATTTACAGAAACTCTTAAACATCACGTTATTACACGAATATGGTTATAAGATTTCTAAAATAGCAACGTATCCGGAAGAAAAGATACCGCAATTGGTACGCGAAATCATTTCTAAGAAAAATTCACAGAATTACGCCATTACTTCTTTCAAAATGGCGATGATGAATTTTGATCAGGAATTATTCTTCAATACATTCGATTGGCTTATTTCTGAAAAGACTTTCAAAGAAGTTTTTAAAGAACATTTTTTACCGCTGTTAAAAGAGCTTGGGTTGTTGTGGCAATCTGAAACCATCACACCTGCAAATGAACATTTTATGAGTCATTTGATCAAGCAGAAAATATTGATTTACACCGAAAGTCTTCAAATCAGAAAACCAACCAAAACCGATAGAATTTTTGTTTTATCGCTTCCACTAAATGAAATTCACCAAATCGGATTATTGTATCTACAATATGAAATTCTTGACAGAGGCTATAAAACCATTTATTTGGGCGAAAGCATGCCAATTGAAAACCTTCAGGATTTAACGAGACATTTTGAGAATATTACGTTTATTTCTTTCATGACCGTTCAGCCGGATCGAAGCGTAATCAATCAGTACGTAAAATCGATGGGACAGAAATTGTTGCAGAAAAACAACGAAATCTGGCTTATGGGTAAAATGGTAGAACATATTGATCAAAATGGCTTATCAGAAAGAATCCGCATTTTTGATTCGATGGAAGAAACTATTAACATGATCTAG
- a CDS encoding phytoene desaturase family protein, producing the protein MRKTIKIIGSGFSSLAAACYLAHQGNSVTIYEKNPTIGGRARQFKKDGFTFDMGPSWYWMPDVFERFFRDFDKKPSDYYELVKLNPAYRVYFGINDFISIYDNLEEIKSTFETIEKGSGQKLETFINQAKSNYDIAIKDLVYRPGVSPLELITKETALKLNQFLGNVSADIRKKFKNEKLIQILEFPVLFLGAKPTKTPSFYNFMNYADFGLGTWHPKTGMFDVIRGIEKLALELGVTIKTNSPIEKIIVEDKTATGIVINGKILKADIVLSGADYQYTETLLEKEHRTYSDKYWESRIFAPSSLLFFIGFNKKIENISHHALFFDTDFDQHAIDIYDHPKWPNEPLFYANFPSKTDLTCAPDGMETGFFLIPLAPGIEDNEALREEYFEKIITRFEQLTQQEIRNNIIFKESFCKNDFVTDYNAYKGNAYGMANTLLQTAFLRPKLKSKKVRNLYFTGQLTVPGPGVPPALISGKLAAELIQKSLRS; encoded by the coding sequence ATGAGAAAAACAATCAAAATAATAGGATCTGGCTTTTCCTCCCTAGCCGCCGCTTGTTATCTTGCCCATCAAGGAAACAGCGTCACTATTTATGAAAAAAATCCAACGATTGGAGGACGTGCCCGTCAATTCAAAAAAGACGGTTTCACTTTTGATATGGGACCAAGCTGGTATTGGATGCCTGATGTTTTTGAACGTTTCTTTCGGGATTTTGACAAAAAACCTTCCGATTATTATGAACTAGTAAAACTCAATCCGGCTTATCGTGTTTATTTCGGCATAAATGATTTTATCAGCATTTATGACAATTTGGAAGAAATCAAATCTACTTTTGAAACTATCGAAAAAGGAAGCGGCCAAAAACTGGAAACCTTTATCAATCAAGCCAAAAGCAATTATGATATTGCTATAAAAGATTTGGTCTATCGACCGGGAGTTTCTCCATTGGAATTAATTACAAAAGAAACTGCTTTAAAACTCAATCAGTTTTTAGGAAATGTCAGTGCGGATATTCGAAAGAAATTCAAAAATGAAAAACTAATTCAGATTTTGGAATTTCCAGTTTTATTTCTCGGAGCAAAACCAACTAAAACACCATCATTTTATAATTTTATGAATTACGCCGATTTCGGTCTTGGAACCTGGCATCCAAAAACGGGAATGTTTGATGTTATTCGCGGAATCGAAAAACTGGCTTTAGAACTTGGCGTAACCATTAAAACCAATTCTCCAATCGAAAAAATAATCGTTGAAGATAAAACCGCAACCGGAATTGTAATTAATGGAAAAATCCTTAAAGCAGATATTGTTTTAAGCGGAGCCGATTATCAGTATACCGAAACTTTGTTAGAAAAAGAACACCGCACTTATTCTGATAAATATTGGGAAAGCAGAATCTTTGCACCTTCTTCGCTCCTGTTTTTTATTGGTTTCAATAAAAAAATAGAAAACATTTCGCATCACGCCTTATTTTTCGATACCGATTTTGATCAGCATGCGATTGATATTTATGATCATCCAAAATGGCCAAATGAACCTTTGTTTTATGCCAATTTTCCATCCAAAACAGATTTGACTTGTGCACCAGACGGAATGGAAACCGGTTTTTTCTTAATTCCGCTTGCACCTGGAATTGAAGATAATGAAGCACTAAGAGAAGAATATTTCGAAAAGATAATCACTCGTTTTGAACAACTTACGCAACAAGAAATTAGAAATAACATTATCTTTAAGGAATCGTTCTGTAAAAATGACTTTGTAACCGATTATAACGCTTACAAAGGAAATGCTTACGGAATGGCCAATACTTTATTGCAAACGGCTTTTCTGCGACCGAAACTAAAAAGCAAAAAAGTTCGTAACTTATATTTTACAGGACAATTAACTGTTCCCGGCCCGGGTGTTCCACCTGCGTTAATTTCTGGAAAACTAGCCGCTGAATTAATTCAAAAATCTTTAAGATCGTAA